In Nicotiana tabacum cultivar K326 chromosome 19, ASM71507v2, whole genome shotgun sequence, one DNA window encodes the following:
- the LOC107823449 gene encoding protein CASPARIAN STRIP INTEGRITY FACTOR 1-like, with protein MGGIMLLKKIGFFFLLITASLLSTSFAGRVSRSLSNFEQEPLGAIHEEQLLHDEEVSEIHERLLKVNTKDYGRYDPTPALSKPPFKLIPN; from the exons ATGGGTGGTATCATGCTACTCAAGAAAATTGGTTTCTTCTTCCTTCTCATAACTGCATCCCTTTTGTCCACTTCATTTGCAG GTCGAGTATCGAGGTCTTTGAGCAACTTTGAGCAGGAACCGCTAGGTGCAATTCATGAG GAGCAATTACTCCATGACGAGGAGGTGAGTGAAATCCATGAAAGGCTGCTTAAGGTGAACACAAAGGATTATGGGAGATATGATCCAACTCCTGCTTTATCCAAACCTCCTTTCAAACTCATTCCCAACTGA